The proteins below are encoded in one region of Triticum aestivum cultivar Chinese Spring chromosome 1B, IWGSC CS RefSeq v2.1, whole genome shotgun sequence:
- the LOC123077915 gene encoding uncharacterized protein: MVFEDESSDENSSLPYMHSETSTDGLNQVPFSLQDPDYNGLELDLIVLCEKHGKPSERLVAFEGTMTGRRFLACAEPEGQNCGFVQWVDEQWPPTMENALLKLWSMVEESKSARVDDNLQSSLTIHHLTEENKKLDAQYDKLVKDVHQLVDFQQDRVVDFSYLQSAVTYQHQCRAELVAGMNAKMAKKDAALEKLQQKFEILCNLTSAQATAIQNLKLKNMKEKQLRIEAQENLELKNAEFTKFEEKLTQEKLELKFQVADLLKLKENHKEEKQMQEFKITELMKAEEKLKEKIKGIQAILEN; encoded by the exons ATGGTTTTTGAAGACGAGAGCAGCGACGAGAACTCAAGCCTCCCGTACATGCACTCCGAAACCTCCACCGATGGGCTCAATCAG GTGCCTTTCTCTCTTCAGGACCCGGATTACAATGGTCTTGAGCTAGATCTGATAGTGCTGTGCGAGAAGCATGGGAAGCCATCAGAGAGGCTTGTTGCATTTGAAGGAACAATGACTGGGAGAAGGTTCTTAGCATGTGCAGAGCCG GAAGGTCAGAATTGTGGGTTTGTTCAGTGGGTTGATGAGCAGTGGCCCCCAACAATGGAGAATGCATTGCTGAAGCTTTGGTCAATGGTTGAAGAGAGCAAGTCTGCTAGGGTGGATGATAATCTTCAAAGTTCTTTAACTATTCACCATTTGacagaagaaaataagaagctGGATGCACAATATGACAAGTTAGTGAAAGATGTGCATCAACTTGTGGACTTTCAGCAGGATAGGGTTGTGGATTTCAGTTATCTGCAGTCAGCTGTCACATATCAGCACCAATGCAGAGCTGAATTGGTGGCTGGTATGAATGCAAAAATGGCAAAGAAAGATGCAGCTCTAGAGAAGCTTCAACAGAAGTTTGAAATCCTGTGCAACCTGACAAGTGCTCAAGCAACTGCCATCcaaaacctcaagttgaagaatatgaaagagAAGCAATTGAGGATTGAGGCTCAAGAGAATTTGGAGCTGAAGAATGCAGAGTTCACAAAGTTTgaggagaagctcacccaagagaagCTAGAGTTGAAGTTCCAGGTTGCTGATCTGCTGAAGCTTAAGGAAAACCATAAAGAAGAGAAGCAGATGCAAGAGTTTAAGATTACTGAGCTCatgaaggcagaggagaagctgaaggagaagatcaaggggatCCAGGCCATCTTGGAGAACTGA
- the LOC123114245 gene encoding autophagy-related protein 18d, whose translation MTSQVSPSQGTGGSDVEDEDVELFSVNWNQDHSCFSAATANGLRMFSCKPFKEQLRRIQEDGGFRIVEMLFRTNIFGLVGQGADKQYQQNKLTIWDDCHNLLIGDFSFKSNIRAVKLSKDYFVVALEHEIYVYSFKTLKLIHLIDTTSNPKGLCCLSHHADISVMACPGTRQGIVRVEHFGSKETKFITAHDSNISCMTLTVDGLLLATASVRGTLIRIFNTMDGACLQEVRRGVDKAEIYSIALSPNLQWLAVSSDKGTMHIFSLRARPRGKDASNGKSAIAGRQMDRSYSSGSVGSNVSSSLSFMKGILPKYFSSEWSFAQFRLPEVTRYITAFGDQTTVMMIGLDGSFYRCNFDPVNGGKMVLDEFIRFMKPSMSRSRTPNT comes from the exons ATGACATCGCAGGTATCCCCGTCACAGGGCACAGGTGGCAGCGACGTTGAGGACGAGGATGTTGAGCTGTTCTCGGTTAATTGGAACCAGGACCATAGTTGCTTCAGTGCTGCCACAGCCAATGGCCTCAGGATGTTTAGTTGCAAACCATTCAAGGAGCAATTAAGGAGGATTCAGGAGGACGGAGGGTTTCGAATTGTCGAGATGCTGTTCCGCACCAACATATTTGGCCTTGTGGGCCAGGGAGCCGACAAGCAGTATCAACAAAACAAACTCACCATCTGGGATGATTGCCATAACCTTCTCATTGGTGACTTCTCATTCAAGTCCAACATCCGAGCTGTCAAATTGTCTAAGGACTATTTTGTGGTTGCTCTCGAGCACGAGATATATGTTTACAGTTTTAAGACTCTGAAGCTCATCCATCTGATTGATACCACATCCAACCCGAAAGGATTGTGCTGCCTCTCGCATCATGCAGACATTTCAGTGATGGCCTGCCCTGGGACGCGCCAAGGAATTGTTCGGGTTGAGCATTTTGGGTCGAAGGAGACCAAGTTCATCACTGCTCATGACTCCAACATTTCATGCATGACACTCACCGTGGATGGGCTCCTCTTAGCAACAGCCAGTGTTAGGGGTACTTTGATCAGAATATTCAACACGATGGACGGCGCTTGTCTGCAGGAG GTGCGCAGAGGAGTGGACAAAGCTGAGATATATAGCATTGCACTATCACCAAACCTGCAGTGGTTGGCAGTGTCTAGTGACAAAGGCACAATGCATATTTTCAGTTTGAGAGCGAGGCCTAGAGGGAAAGATGCAAGTAATGGGAAATCTGCAATTGCTGGTCGACAAATGGATCGTAGTTACTCATCTGGTTCTGTTGGGTCCAATGTGAGCTCATCATTATCTTTCATGAAAG GGATTCTCCCCAAATATTTCAGTTCGGAATGGTCATTTGCTCAGTTCCGTTTACCCGAAGTCACACGCTATATTACAGCATTTGGAGATCAAACCACTGTGATGATGATCGGTCTGGATGGCAG TTTCTATAGGTGCAACTTTGACCCTGTAAATGGCGGGAAGATGGTGCTGGATGAATTCATCCGGTTTATGAAACCCAGCATGTCCCGTTCCAGGACTCCGAACACCTGA